One genomic region from Terriglobales bacterium encodes:
- a CDS encoding MBL fold metallo-hydrolase, which produces MLNITIRRKAKQFGQLVRTSAVTPRTGRSHKPHLVSERELGVTFIGHSSFLIQIAGRNLAIDPNFARWLFVLKRQRRPGIRLRDLPPIDYVLVSHAHFDHLHRPSLRAIARLTRWRSGSAPQIIVPKNVGDVVARLGFSRVHEVEWWQEFHEGRLSVTHTPAQHWGARMLRDFHRGFGGYVVRSQQHSIYHAGDTAYFEGFREIGKRLHPELALLPIGAYHPEHFRNVHTSPEDALQGFLDLRSRVMIPMHYGTFRLSYEPMEEPVKRLRAAADAAGVSDRVLVLEEGKTRIFK; this is translated from the coding sequence ATGCTGAACATCACCATCCGGCGCAAGGCGAAGCAGTTCGGACAACTAGTTCGAACGTCGGCCGTCACTCCACGAACTGGGCGCTCGCATAAGCCGCATCTGGTAAGCGAGCGTGAATTAGGCGTCACCTTCATTGGTCACAGCAGTTTCCTGATCCAGATCGCAGGGCGCAACCTGGCGATCGATCCCAATTTCGCGCGTTGGCTGTTTGTGCTGAAGCGGCAGCGGCGTCCAGGGATTCGCCTGCGCGACCTTCCACCCATCGACTATGTACTGGTGAGCCACGCTCACTTCGATCATTTGCACCGGCCCTCTTTGCGAGCCATCGCCAGACTCACGCGCTGGCGCTCCGGAAGTGCCCCGCAGATTATCGTTCCCAAAAATGTTGGCGACGTTGTCGCTCGTCTGGGATTCAGTCGCGTTCACGAGGTGGAGTGGTGGCAGGAGTTTCACGAGGGCAGATTGAGCGTGACTCACACCCCAGCGCAGCACTGGGGAGCGCGAATGTTGCGCGATTTTCATCGCGGTTTTGGCGGCTACGTCGTGCGGTCGCAGCAGCATTCGATTTATCACGCCGGCGACACCGCGTATTTCGAAGGCTTTCGCGAGATTGGCAAACGACTGCATCCCGAATTGGCACTCTTGCCGATTGGCGCATATCATCCGGAGCACTTTCGCAATGTGCATACGAGTCCCGAAGACGCATTGCAGGGGTTTCTCGACCTGCGGTCGAGAGTGATGATCCCCATGCACTACGGAACCTTCCGGCTCTCTTACGAGCCTATGGAGGAGCCGGTGAAACGTTTGCGCGCCGCTGCGGACGCGGCTGGAGTAAGCGATCGCGTGTTGGTGCTTGAAGAGGGCAAGACGCGGATTTTCAAGTAA
- a CDS encoding DUF4147 domain-containing protein, with protein sequence MRRLLREVFKDTLVEISIPRVFSQRVECSRGVLRVEQDLYDLSSFERVVVIAMGKAAHAMLESLLAQTGPMQGIVCSVPGMSQQPGFRYFVGGHPLPNEESVLGASAILKAVSSLSERSLVIYLISGGASAMVEVPLDQEISLDDLVETYRVLVHSGATIAEINSIRKHLSAVKGGRLAQAAFPARQVSIMVSDVPEHSLDALASGPTMPDSSTEADCYRIAETYGLCAKLPESVRTIFDERALEDTPKADDPSFVNSRWWPILSSASAAQAAAALLSKRGFTVEIDSTTDDWSFDRAAEYLLRRIRELRKKVAAVALVSAGEITVTVPATGARGGRNQHFALHCAQQIAGENIAVLSAGTDGTDGNSAAAGAVADGTTVVRAREAGLDVKQVLESFDSFSLLEKLGDAVVTGPTGNNVRDLRILIAY encoded by the coding sequence ATGCGTCGCTTGTTGCGTGAGGTCTTCAAGGACACGTTGGTCGAAATCAGTATTCCTCGAGTATTCAGTCAGAGAGTTGAATGTTCACGGGGAGTCCTGCGGGTTGAGCAGGATCTCTACGACCTGAGTTCCTTCGAACGCGTGGTAGTGATTGCGATGGGCAAGGCAGCCCACGCCATGCTCGAATCGCTACTCGCACAGACGGGACCTATGCAGGGAATCGTCTGCTCGGTTCCAGGTATGTCACAACAACCTGGGTTCCGTTACTTCGTTGGCGGACATCCGCTGCCCAATGAAGAATCAGTTCTCGGAGCATCGGCCATCCTAAAGGCGGTTTCGTCACTGAGTGAGCGCTCGCTGGTGATTTACCTGATCAGCGGTGGTGCATCGGCCATGGTGGAAGTTCCGCTCGACCAAGAAATTTCTCTCGACGATCTGGTTGAAACCTACCGCGTGCTGGTGCACTCCGGCGCGACGATTGCTGAGATCAATTCCATCCGCAAGCATCTTTCTGCCGTGAAGGGCGGCAGGCTAGCTCAAGCGGCTTTTCCCGCCCGGCAGGTGAGCATCATGGTGAGCGACGTCCCTGAGCACTCCCTGGATGCTCTGGCGTCAGGGCCAACTATGCCCGATTCCAGCACGGAAGCCGACTGTTATCGCATTGCTGAGACTTATGGACTGTGTGCCAAATTGCCGGAGAGCGTGCGCACGATCTTCGACGAGCGCGCACTTGAAGACACGCCGAAGGCAGACGATCCCTCATTTGTGAACTCCAGGTGGTGGCCGATTCTCTCGAGCGCGTCGGCAGCACAGGCTGCCGCGGCACTCCTTTCGAAGCGCGGGTTCACCGTAGAGATCGACAGCACTACTGACGATTGGTCCTTCGATCGCGCGGCGGAGTATCTACTTCGCAGGATCCGCGAACTGCGCAAGAAGGTCGCTGCCGTTGCGCTGGTCTCAGCGGGCGAGATTACCGTGACCGTTCCCGCAACGGGAGCGCGCGGTGGGCGTAATCAGCACTTCGCCTTGCACTGTGCTCAGCAAATTGCGGGAGAGAACATTGCCGTTCTAAGTGCAGGTACGGACGGAACCGACGGAAACAGTGCTGCCGCAGGCGCAGTGGCGGATGGGACAACCGTTGTTCGCGCGAGAGAGGCAGGACTGGATGTGAAGCAAGTCCTGGAAAGTTTTGATTCGTTTTCGCTTCTTGAGAAGCTGGGCGATGCGGTTGTTACCGGTCCTACAGGTAACAATGTGAGGGATCTTCGGATTCTGATCGCGTATTGA
- a CDS encoding DUF4424 family protein, producing MRAARTQLLFFFFIGTGLAAGNDGAASTAVGGIQLVREPRIAMRTEKLTIAREKITVDYDFSNDTDHDITTEVAFPIPPYTFAFNDPGAPAGFRGFNDFEVWVNNAPVKCEKLVTAWVNGKDVTADLKRLGIDADTFGHFDFVHEPNPQSPEIARLPQADQQALVQSGLIEGDLGFPEWTVKKTYYWRQTFPAHATIHIRHQYQPVIGFTPIKLAPDKLPLRTTRSTSGLPDGWTMSKQDDQLLADACVTPQLREKMVSEAKADNSYVEAFWVDYILTTANTWKTPISDFRLILERPQDDGPSGPRPRSYVSFCWDGPVRRLDKDHFEADAHDFVPKKELHVAFFVQ from the coding sequence ATGCGCGCCGCGCGTACACAATTGCTCTTTTTCTTCTTCATCGGGACCGGCTTGGCTGCCGGGAATGATGGCGCCGCATCCACGGCAGTGGGTGGGATTCAACTCGTGCGCGAACCCCGTATCGCTATGCGAACAGAGAAGCTCACAATCGCGCGTGAAAAAATCACCGTTGACTACGATTTTTCCAACGACACCGACCACGACATCACAACGGAAGTGGCATTTCCCATCCCGCCGTACACCTTCGCCTTTAACGATCCGGGGGCGCCGGCAGGGTTCAGAGGCTTCAACGATTTCGAGGTGTGGGTGAATAATGCGCCTGTAAAGTGCGAGAAACTGGTTACCGCTTGGGTTAACGGAAAAGATGTTACCGCCGACCTGAAAAGGTTGGGAATTGACGCCGATACGTTCGGCCATTTTGATTTCGTGCATGAGCCTAACCCGCAGTCGCCGGAAATCGCACGGCTGCCACAAGCAGACCAGCAGGCACTGGTGCAATCCGGCTTGATCGAGGGCGACCTCGGGTTTCCGGAGTGGACCGTTAAGAAAACGTACTACTGGCGGCAGACTTTCCCGGCACACGCTACGATCCACATTCGCCATCAGTATCAGCCGGTCATTGGTTTCACACCGATCAAACTCGCTCCGGACAAGCTTCCACTGCGCACAACACGTTCAACTAGCGGATTGCCTGACGGATGGACTATGTCGAAGCAGGACGATCAACTGCTCGCGGATGCCTGCGTCACGCCGCAGCTGCGGGAGAAGATGGTATCGGAAGCGAAGGCGGACAACAGTTACGTCGAAGCGTTTTGGGTCGACTACATTCTCACTACTGCAAACACGTGGAAGACCCCAATTTCTGATTTCCGACTCATTCTGGAGCGGCCTCAGGACGACGGACCAAGTGGACCGCGCCCCCGTTCGTACGTGAGCTTTTGTTGGGACGGTCCGGTTCGTCGGCTGGATAAAGATCATTTTGAGGCTGACGCGCATGATTTCGTTCCAAAGAAAGAGCTCCACGTAGCATTTTTTGTCCAATGA